A single genomic interval of Arachis duranensis cultivar V14167 chromosome 7, aradu.V14167.gnm2.J7QH, whole genome shotgun sequence harbors:
- the LOC107496436 gene encoding F-box protein At5g46170, translated as MGSVSTYKRKEPQPNSPFDTLPDDVIQLILNRVKDAKTLVRCLTLNKRFASIIPQTDVVSLPLFVSQRPHHNNNQNNNGNNNNFSRGNPVNLLKSVVCYLIAKFRRRNNRHSNRGGEGDNSVPDSLCQCAPKLLKPFRRITHLHFELHTIGGTVDKEFLKWKAIYGRELKTCGVLCATSFRRSNDGESVPLKEEQQEDETVPHPPPSVPTEEFKARIMWTISCLISASARHFLLKQMLAQFPTLKTATISDARRQGRLSMGEDEIRDLRESLKEEGATELTAERVVPDLRMRMWYAPELELPAARCVLKGATLLVIGPANSKEEMVPPADIGYDGDAAEQALFAEAQREIVKMKKRSCYVMEMTSF; from the coding sequence ATGGGTTCAGTTTCTACTTACAAAAGAAAAGAGCCACAGCCAAACAGCCCCTTTGACACACTACCGGACGATGTTATCCAGCTTATACTCAACAGAGTCAAAGACGCTAAGACCCTCGTTCGTTGCCTCACACTAAACAAGCGTTTCGCTTCTATTATCCCCCAAACCGACGTCGTTTCACTCCCACTCTTCGTCTCTCAACGCCCTCACCacaacaataatcaaaataacaatggaaataaTAACAATTTCAGCAGGGGCAATCCTGTAAATTTACTTAAATCAGTGGTCTGTTACCTCATCGCTAAATTCCGCCGCCGCAACAACCGTCACAGCAACCGCGGTGGTGAAGGCGATAATTCTGTCCCTGATTCTCTGTGCCAGTGCGCTCCGAAGCTACTCAAACCGTTCCGCCGCATCACGCACCTTCATTTCGAGCTCCACACCATTGGCGGCACCGTCGACAAGGAGTTCCTCAAATGGAAAGCGATCTACGGCCGCGAGCTCAAGACTTGCGGTGTTCTCTGCGCGACTTCGTTTCGCCGATCTAACGACGGCGAGTCGGTGCCGTTGAAAGAGGAACAACAGGAGGATGAAACGGTGCCTCATCCGCCGCCGTCGGTGCCGACTGAAGAATTCAAGGCTCGGATCATGTGGACAATCTCGTGCTTGATCTCGGCGTCGGCGAGGCATTtcttgctgaagcagatgctAGCGCAGTTTCCGACGCTGAAGACGGCGACGATAAGTGATGCGAGGAGGCAGGGGAGGTTGTCCATGGGGGAGGACGAGATCCGAGATCTGAGGGAGTCGCTGAAGGAGGAAGGCGCGACGGAGCTAACGGCGGAGCGTGTGGTGCCGGACCTTAGGATGAGGATGTGGTACGCGCCGGAGCTTGAGCTTCCGGCGGCGAGGTGCGTGCTGAAAGGAGCGACGCTGCTCGTGATTGGACCTGCTAACAGCAAGGAGGAGATGGTTCCTCCAGCGGATATCGGTTACGACGGTGATGCGGCAGAGCAGGCGTTGTTCGCGGAGGCGCAGAGAGAGATCGTGAAGATGAAGAAGCGGAGTTGCTACGTGATGGAAATGACGTCGTTTTGA
- the LOC107496435 gene encoding F-box protein At4g18380-like, translating to MDFPSILTQKNHQLNSSSSSSPFEVLPDDVILIIFNKVQDAKTLISCFSFNKHLASIVYQTNIISLSFLSPHHYSYLSSLSYYKTNARNIKRRYNNYRKFTSAVSVDLVNSAVINFLATNLLESGGGDDEFDDDSPSLRLQPFHQISQLNVEICSDLITSSDDVFRWKARFGSKMKSWSLLCCSMVLQRFVVGDWLPEWPRSMAYNRFRYRENRMNSCFKSAFERYELVKEMAAQFPTLKTMKVSDVNKEGMLAMTEEEMRDMRGCSSLKEEEESNNLLLGMWYVPLLELPMANCTWKDAMMIVILPVESKGREVDCIFDGNAEEKMMFSEAIREMLKPNKADHRGWRLQSAKIQFR from the coding sequence ATGGATTTTCCTTCCATTTTGACGCAAAAGAACCATCAATTAaacagtagtagtagtagtagtccATTTGAGGTTCTCCCAGATGATGTCATACTCATAATATTCAACAAAGTTCAAGATGCCAAAACCCTAATCAGCTGTTTCTCTTTCAACAAGCATCTTGCATCTATTGTCTATCAAACCAATATCATATCACTCTCATTCCTTTCCCCTCATCATTACTCATACCTTTCATCTCTTTCCTACTACAAAACAAATGCTAGAAACATAAAAAGAAGGTATAATAATTATAGGAAATTCACCAGTGCTGTTTCCGTAGACTTGGTTAACTCTGCTGTCATCAATTTCCTAGCCACCAACCTCCTCGAAAGCGGAGGCGGCGACGACGAGTTCGACGATGATTCTCCCTCCCTGCGCCTCCAACCATTCCACCAAATCTCGCAACTCAACGTTGAGATATGTTCAGATCTGATCACAAGTTCCGACGATGTCTTCCGATGGAAAGCTAGATTTGGAAGCAAGATGAAGAGTTGGTCCTTGCTTTGCTGCTCAATGGTGCTTCAACGATTCGTGGTCGGTGATTGGTTGCCGGAATGGCCAAGATCGATGGCGTACAACAGATTCCGATACCGAGAGAATCGGATGAATTCGTGCTTCAAATCAGCGTTTGAGAGGTATGAGTTGGTAAAAGAGATGGCGGCGCAATTTCCGACGCTAAAGACGATGAAAGTGAGTGATGTGAATAAGGAAGGAATGTTAGCGATGACGGAGGAAGAGATGCGTGATATGAGGGGTTGTTCATCgttgaaggaagaagaagagagtaaTAATCTTTTGTTAGGGATGTGGTATGTGCCATTGTTGGAACTACCAATGGCGAATTGCACGTGGAAAGATGCAATGATGATTGTGATCCTTCCTGTGGAAAGTAAGGGTAGAGAGGTTGATTGCATATTTGACGGCAATGCGGAGGAGAAGATGATGTTCTCGGAGGCCATAAGAGAGATGCTCAAGCCAAACAAGGCTGACCACCGTGGCTGGAGATTGCAATCCGCTAAAATTCAATTCCGATGA